The Pongo abelii isolate AG06213 chromosome 21, NHGRI_mPonAbe1-v2.0_pri, whole genome shotgun sequence genome has a window encoding:
- the IDH3B gene encoding isocitrate dehydrogenase [NAD] subunit beta, mitochondrial isoform X2 — protein MAAVSGVRWLTRALVSAGNPGAWRGLSTSAAAHAASRSQAEDVRVEGSFPVTMLPGDGVGPELMHAVKEVFKAAAVPVEFQEHHLSEVQNMASEEKLEQVLSSMKENKVAIIGKIHTPMEYKGELASYDMRLRRKLDLFANVVHVKSLPGYMTRHNNLDLVIIREQTEGEYSSLEHESARGVIECLKIVTRAKSQRIAKFAFDYATKKGRSKVIAVHKANIMKLGDGLFLQCCEEVAELYPKIKFETMIIDNCCMQLVQNPYQFDVLVMPNLYGNIIDNLAAGLVGGAGVVPGESYSAEYAVFETGARHPFAQAVGRNIANPTAMLLSASNMLRHLNLEYHSSMIADAVKKVIKVGKVRTSDMGGYATCHDFTEAVIAALPHP, from the exons ATGGCGGCAGTGAGCGGAGTCCGCTGGCTGACCCGA GCGCTGGTCTCCGCCGGGAACCCTGGGGCATGGAGAGGTCTGAGTACCTCGGCCGCGGCGCACGCTGCATCGCGGAGCCAG GCCGAGGACGTGAGGGTGGAGGGCTCCTTTCCCGTGACCATGCTTCCGGGAGACGGTGTGGGGCCTGAGCTGATGCACGCCGTCAAGGAGGTGTTCAAG GCTGCCGCTGTCCCAGTGGAGTTCCAGGAGCACCACCTGAGTGAGGTGCAGAATATGGCATCTGAGGAGAAGCTGGAGCAGGTGCTGAGTTCCATGAAGGAGAACAAAGTGGCCATCATTG GAAAGATTCATACCCCGATGGAGTATAAGGGGGAGCTAGCCTCCTATGATATGCGGCTGAG GCGTAAGTTGGACTTATTTGCCAACGTAGTCCATGTGAAGTCACTTCCTGGGTATATGACTCGGCACAACAATCTAGACCTGGTGATCATTCGAGAGCAGACAGAAGGGGAGTACAGCTCTCTGGAACATGAG AGTGCAAGGGGTGTGATTGAGTGTTTGAAGATTGTCACACGAGCCAAGTCTCAGCGGATTGCAAAGTTCGCCTTTGACTATGCCACCAAGAAGGGGCGGAGCAAGGTCATTGCTGTCCACAAGGCCAACATCAT GAAACTTGGGGATGGGTTGTTCCTGCAGTGCTGTGAGGAAGTTGCTGAACTGTACCCCAAAATCAAATTTGAGACAATGATCATAGACAACTGCTGCATGCAG CTGGTGCAGAATCCTTACCAGTTTGATGTGCTTGTGATGCCCAATCTCTATGGGAATATTATTGACAATCTGGCTGCTGGCCTGGTTGGGGGAGCTGGTGTGGTCCCTGGTGAGAGCTATAGTGCAGAATACGCAGTCTTTGAGACG GGTGCCCGGCACCCATTTGCCCAGGCAGTGGGCAGGAATATAGCCAATCCCACGGCCATGCTGCTATCGGCTTCCAACATGCTGCGGCATCTTAA TCTTGAGTATCACTCCAGCATGATTGCAGATGCGGTGAAGAAGGTGATCAAAGTTGGCAAG GTTCGAACCTCTGACATGGGTGGCTATGCTACTTGCCATGACTTCACTGAGGCTGTCATTGCTGCCTTGCCCCACCCATAG
- the NOP56 gene encoding nucleolar protein 56 isoform X1, whose translation MVLLHVLFEHAVGYALLALKEVEEISLLQPQVEESVLNLGKFHNIVRLVAFCPFASSQVALENANAVSEGVVHEDLRLLLETHLPSKKKKVLLGVGDPKIGAAIQEELGYNCQTGGVIAEILRGVRLHFHNLVKGLTDLSACKAQLGLGHSYSRAKVKFNVNRVDNMIIQSISLLDQLDKDINTFSMRVREWYGYHFPELVKIINDNATYCRLAQFIGNRRELNEDKLEKLEELTMDGAKAKAILDASRSSMGMDISAIDLINIESFSSRVVSLSEYRQSLHTYLRSKMSQVAPSLSALIGEAVGARLIAHAGSLTNLAKYPASTVQILGAEKALFRALKTRGNTPKYGLIFHSTFIGRAAAKNKGRISRYLANKCSIASRIDCFSEVPTSVFGEKLREQVEERLSFYETGEIPRKNLDVMKEAMVQAEEAAAEITRKLEKQEKKRLKKEKKRLAALALASSENSSSTPEECEEGDRC comes from the exons ATG GTGCTGTTGCACGTGCTGTTTGAGCATGCTGTCGGCTACGCGCTGCTGGCGCTGAAGGAAGTGGAGGAGATCAGTCTGCTGCAGCCGCAG GTGGAGGAGTCCGTGCTCAACCTGGGCAAATTCCACAACATCGTTCGTCTGGTGGCCTTTTGTCCCTTTGCGTCATCCCAGGTTGCCTTGGAAAATGCCAACGCCGTGTCTGAAG GGGTTGTTCATGAGGACCTCCGCCTGCTCTTGGAGACGCACCTGCCgtccaaaaagaagaaagtactCTTGGGAGTTGGGGATCCCAAGATTGGTGCCGCGATACAGGAGGAGTTAGGGTACAACTGCCAGACTGGAGGCGTCATAGCTGAGATCCTGCGAG GAGTTCGTCTGCACTTCCACAATCTGGTGAAGGGTCTGACCGATCTGTCAGCTTGTAAAGCACAGCTGGGGCTGGGACACAGCTATTCCCGTGCCAAAGTTAAGTTTAATGTGAACCGTGTGGACAATATGATCATCCAGTCCATTAGCCTCCTGGACCAGCTGGATAAGGACATCAATACCTTCTCTATGCGTGTCAG GGAGTGGTACGGGTATCACTTTCCGGAGCTGGTGAAGATCATCAACGACAATGCCACATACTGCCGTCTCGCCCAGTTTATTGGAAACCGAAGGGAACTGAATGAGGACAAGCTGGAGAAGCTGGAGGAGCTAACAATGGATGGGGCCAAGGCTAAGGCTATTCTGGATGCCTCACGGTCCTCCATGG GCATGGACATATCTGCCATTGACTTGATAAACATCGAGAGCTTCTCCAGTCGTGTGGTGTCTTTATCTGAATACCGCCAGAGCCTACACACTTACCTGCGCTCCAAGATGAGCCAAGTAGCCCCCAGCCTGTCAGCCCTAATTGGGGAAGCG GTAGGTGCACGTCTCATCGCACATGCTGGCAGCCTCACCAACCTGGCCAAGTATCCAGCATCCACAGTGCAGATCCTTGGGGCTGAAAAGGCCCTGTTCAG AGCCCTGAAGACAAGGGGTAACACTCCAAAATATGGACTCATTTTCCACTCCACCTTCATTGGCCGAGCAGCTGCCAAGAACAAAGGCCGCATCTCCCGATACCTGGCAAACAAATGCAGTATTGCCTCACGAATCGATTGCTTCTCTG AGGTGCCCACGAGTGTATTTGGCGAGAAGCTTCGAGAACAAGTTGAAGAGCGACTGTCCTTCTATGAGACTGGAGAGATACCACGAAAGAATCTGGATGTCATGAAGGAAGCAATGGTTCAG GCAGAGGAAGCGGCTGCTGAGATTACTAGGAAGCTGGAGAAACAGGAGAAGAAACgcttaaagaaggaaaagaaacggCTGGCTGCACTTGCCCTTGCATCTTCAGAAAACAGCAGTAGTACTCCAGAGGAGTGTGAG GAAGGAGATAGGTGCTGA
- the IDH3B gene encoding isocitrate dehydrogenase [NAD] subunit beta, mitochondrial isoform X3, whose product MAAVSGVRWLTRALVSAGNPGAWRGLSTSAAAHAASRSQAEDVRVEGSFPVTMLPGDGVGPELMHAVKEVFKAAAVPVEFQEHHLSEVQNMASEEKLEQVLSSMKENKVAIIGKIHTPMEYKGELASYDMRLRRKLDLFANVVHVKSLPGYMTRHNNLDLVIIREQTEGEYSSLEHESARGVIECLKIVTRAKSQRIAKFAFDYATKKGRSKVIAVHKANIMKLGDGLFLQCCEEVAELYPKIKFETMIIDNCCMQLVQNPYQFDVLVMPNLYGNIIDNLAAGLVGGAGVVPGESYSAEYAVFETGARHPFAQAVGRNIANPTAMLLSASNMLRHLNLEYHSSMIADAVKKVIKVGKIPSAVPSFLLHPLPFSWAI is encoded by the exons ATGGCGGCAGTGAGCGGAGTCCGCTGGCTGACCCGA GCGCTGGTCTCCGCCGGGAACCCTGGGGCATGGAGAGGTCTGAGTACCTCGGCCGCGGCGCACGCTGCATCGCGGAGCCAG GCCGAGGACGTGAGGGTGGAGGGCTCCTTTCCCGTGACCATGCTTCCGGGAGACGGTGTGGGGCCTGAGCTGATGCACGCCGTCAAGGAGGTGTTCAAG GCTGCCGCTGTCCCAGTGGAGTTCCAGGAGCACCACCTGAGTGAGGTGCAGAATATGGCATCTGAGGAGAAGCTGGAGCAGGTGCTGAGTTCCATGAAGGAGAACAAAGTGGCCATCATTG GAAAGATTCATACCCCGATGGAGTATAAGGGGGAGCTAGCCTCCTATGATATGCGGCTGAG GCGTAAGTTGGACTTATTTGCCAACGTAGTCCATGTGAAGTCACTTCCTGGGTATATGACTCGGCACAACAATCTAGACCTGGTGATCATTCGAGAGCAGACAGAAGGGGAGTACAGCTCTCTGGAACATGAG AGTGCAAGGGGTGTGATTGAGTGTTTGAAGATTGTCACACGAGCCAAGTCTCAGCGGATTGCAAAGTTCGCCTTTGACTATGCCACCAAGAAGGGGCGGAGCAAGGTCATTGCTGTCCACAAGGCCAACATCAT GAAACTTGGGGATGGGTTGTTCCTGCAGTGCTGTGAGGAAGTTGCTGAACTGTACCCCAAAATCAAATTTGAGACAATGATCATAGACAACTGCTGCATGCAG CTGGTGCAGAATCCTTACCAGTTTGATGTGCTTGTGATGCCCAATCTCTATGGGAATATTATTGACAATCTGGCTGCTGGCCTGGTTGGGGGAGCTGGTGTGGTCCCTGGTGAGAGCTATAGTGCAGAATACGCAGTCTTTGAGACG GGTGCCCGGCACCCATTTGCCCAGGCAGTGGGCAGGAATATAGCCAATCCCACGGCCATGCTGCTATCGGCTTCCAACATGCTGCGGCATCTTAA TCTTGAGTATCACTCCAGCATGATTGCAGATGCGGTGAAGAAGGTGATCAAAGTTGGCAAG ATCCCATCTGCTGTTCCCTCTTTCCTACTCCATCCACTGCCTTTTTCATGGGCCATCTGA
- the IDH3B gene encoding isocitrate dehydrogenase [NAD] subunit beta, mitochondrial isoform X1: MAAVSGVRWLTRALVSAGNPGAWRGLSTSAAAHAASRSQAEDVRVEGSFPVTMLPGDGVGPELMHAVKEVFKAAAVPVEFQEHHLSEVQNMASEEKLEQVLSSMKENKVAIIGKIHTPMEYKGELASYDMRLRRKLDLFANVVHVKSLPGYMTRHNNLDLVIIREQTEGEYSSLEHESARGVIECLKIVTRAKSQRIAKFAFDYATKKGRSKVIAVHKANIMKLGDGLFLQCCEEVAELYPKIKFETMIIDNCCMQLVQNPYQFDVLVMPNLYGNIIDNLAAGLVGGAGVVPGESYSAEYAVFETGARHPFAQAVGRNIANPTAMLLSASNMLRHLNLEYHSSMIADAVKKVIKVGKVRTRDMGGYSTTTDFIKSVIGHLHPHGS, encoded by the exons ATGGCGGCAGTGAGCGGAGTCCGCTGGCTGACCCGA GCGCTGGTCTCCGCCGGGAACCCTGGGGCATGGAGAGGTCTGAGTACCTCGGCCGCGGCGCACGCTGCATCGCGGAGCCAG GCCGAGGACGTGAGGGTGGAGGGCTCCTTTCCCGTGACCATGCTTCCGGGAGACGGTGTGGGGCCTGAGCTGATGCACGCCGTCAAGGAGGTGTTCAAG GCTGCCGCTGTCCCAGTGGAGTTCCAGGAGCACCACCTGAGTGAGGTGCAGAATATGGCATCTGAGGAGAAGCTGGAGCAGGTGCTGAGTTCCATGAAGGAGAACAAAGTGGCCATCATTG GAAAGATTCATACCCCGATGGAGTATAAGGGGGAGCTAGCCTCCTATGATATGCGGCTGAG GCGTAAGTTGGACTTATTTGCCAACGTAGTCCATGTGAAGTCACTTCCTGGGTATATGACTCGGCACAACAATCTAGACCTGGTGATCATTCGAGAGCAGACAGAAGGGGAGTACAGCTCTCTGGAACATGAG AGTGCAAGGGGTGTGATTGAGTGTTTGAAGATTGTCACACGAGCCAAGTCTCAGCGGATTGCAAAGTTCGCCTTTGACTATGCCACCAAGAAGGGGCGGAGCAAGGTCATTGCTGTCCACAAGGCCAACATCAT GAAACTTGGGGATGGGTTGTTCCTGCAGTGCTGTGAGGAAGTTGCTGAACTGTACCCCAAAATCAAATTTGAGACAATGATCATAGACAACTGCTGCATGCAG CTGGTGCAGAATCCTTACCAGTTTGATGTGCTTGTGATGCCCAATCTCTATGGGAATATTATTGACAATCTGGCTGCTGGCCTGGTTGGGGGAGCTGGTGTGGTCCCTGGTGAGAGCTATAGTGCAGAATACGCAGTCTTTGAGACG GGTGCCCGGCACCCATTTGCCCAGGCAGTGGGCAGGAATATAGCCAATCCCACGGCCATGCTGCTATCGGCTTCCAACATGCTGCGGCATCTTAA TCTTGAGTATCACTCCAGCATGATTGCAGATGCGGTGAAGAAGGTGATCAAAGTTGGCAAG GTGCGGACTCGAGACATGGGCGGCTACAGCACCACAACCGACTTCATCAAGTCTGTCATCGGTCACCTGCACCCCCATGGGAGCTAG
- the NOP56 gene encoding nucleolar protein 56 (The RefSeq protein has 3 substitutions compared to this genomic sequence) has product MVLLHVLFEHAVGYALLALKEVEEISLLQPQVEESVLNLGKFHNIVRLVAFCPFASSQVALENANAVSEGVVHEDLRLLLETHLPSKKKRVLLGVGDPKIGAAIQEELGYNCQTGGVIAEILRGVRLHFHNLVKGLTDLSACKAQLGLGHSYSRTKVKFNVNRVDNMIIQSISLLDQLDKDINTFSMRVREWYGYHFPELVKIINDNATYCRLAQFIGNRRELNEDKLEKLEELTMDGAKAKAILDASRSSMGMDISAIDLINIESFSSRVVSLSEYRQSLHTYLRSKMSQVAPSLSALIGEAVGARLIAHAGSLTNLAKYPASTVQILGAEKALFRALKTRGNTPKYGLIFHSTFIGRAAAKNKGRISRYLANKCSIASRIDCFSEVPTSVFGEKLREQVEERLSFYETGEIPRKNLDVMKEAMVQAEEAAAEITRKLEKQEKKRLKKEKKRLAALALASSENSSSTPEECEETSEKPKKKKKQKPQEVPQENGMEDPSISFSKPKKKKSFSKEELMSSDPEETAGSTSIPKKKKSSPKGETVNDPEEAGHRSGSKKKRKFSKEEPVSSGPEEAAGKSSSKKKKKFHKASQED; this is encoded by the exons ATG GTGCTGTTGCACGTGCTGTTTGAGCATGCTGTCGGCTACGCGCTGCTGGCGCTGAAGGAAGTGGAGGAGATCAGTCTGCTGCAGCCGCAG GTGGAGGAGTCCGTGCTCAACCTGGGCAAATTCCACAACATCGTTCGTCTGGTGGCCTTTTGTCCCTTTGCGTCATCCCAGGTTGCCTTGGAAAATGCCAACGCCGTGTCTGAAG GGGTTGTTCATGAGGACCTCCGCCTGCTCTTGGAGACGCACCTGCCgtccaaaaagaagaaagtactCTTGGGAGTTGGGGATCCCAAGATTGGTGCCGCGATACAGGAGGAGTTAGGGTACAACTGCCAGACTGGAGGCGTCATAGCTGAGATCCTGCGAG GAGTTCGTCTGCACTTCCACAATCTGGTGAAGGGTCTGACCGATCTGTCAGCTTGTAAAGCACAGCTGGGGCTGGGACACAGCTATTCCCGTGCCAAAGTTAAGTTTAATGTGAACCGTGTGGACAATATGATCATCCAGTCCATTAGCCTCCTGGACCAGCTGGATAAGGACATCAATACCTTCTCTATGCGTGTCAG GGAGTGGTACGGGTATCACTTTCCGGAGCTGGTGAAGATCATCAACGACAATGCCACATACTGCCGTCTCGCCCAGTTTATTGGAAACCGAAGGGAACTGAATGAGGACAAGCTGGAGAAGCTGGAGGAGCTAACAATGGATGGGGCCAAGGCTAAGGCTATTCTGGATGCCTCACGGTCCTCCATGG GCATGGACATATCTGCCATTGACTTGATAAACATCGAGAGCTTCTCCAGTCGTGTGGTGTCTTTATCTGAATACCGCCAGAGCCTACACACTTACCTGCGCTCCAAGATGAGCCAAGTAGCCCCCAGCCTGTCAGCCCTAATTGGGGAAGCG GTAGGTGCACGTCTCATCGCACATGCTGGCAGCCTCACCAACCTGGCCAAGTATCCAGCATCCACAGTGCAGATCCTTGGGGCTGAAAAGGCCCTGTTCAG AGCCCTGAAGACAAGGGGTAACACTCCAAAATATGGACTCATTTTCCACTCCACCTTCATTGGCCGAGCAGCTGCCAAGAACAAAGGCCGCATCTCCCGATACCTGGCAAACAAATGCAGTATTGCCTCACGAATCGATTGCTTCTCTG AGGTGCCCACGAGTGTATTTGGCGAGAAGCTTCGAGAACAAGTTGAAGAGCGACTGTCCTTCTATGAGACTGGAGAGATACCACGAAAGAATCTGGATGTCATGAAGGAAGCAATGGTTCAG GCAGAGGAAGCGGCTGCTGAGATTACTAGGAAGCTGGAGAAACAGGAGAAGAAACgcttaaagaaggaaaagaaacggCTGGCTGCACTTGCCCTTGCATCTTCAGAAAACAGCAGTAGTACTCCAGAGGAGTGTGAG GAGACGAGTGAAAaacccaaaaagaagaaaaagcaaaagcccCAGGAGGTTCctcaggagaatggaatggaagacccATCTATCTCTTTTTCCAAacccaagaaaaagaaatctttttccAAGGAGGAGTTGATGAGTAGCGATCCTGAAGAGACCGCTGGCAGCACCAGTATTCCCAAGAAAAAGAAGTCTTCACCCAAGGAGGAAACAGTTAATGACCCTGAAGAGGCAGGCCACAGAAGTGGCtccaagaaaaagaggaaattctcCAAAGAGGAGCCGGTCAGCAGTGGGCCTGAAGAGGCGGCTGGCAAGAGCAGctccaagaagaagaaaaagttccATAAAGCATCCCAGGAAGATTAG